One window of the Nicotiana tabacum cultivar K326 chromosome 4, ASM71507v2, whole genome shotgun sequence genome contains the following:
- the LOC142180079 gene encoding uncharacterized protein LOC142180079 codes for MHDFIMDEDSELWDVICDGPLVPTKTSGDPALTIPKTRKEFNDVDRKAIEKNFHAKKILVYGIGPNEYNRISSCQSAKEIWEALQTACEGTTQVKQSKIDMLTTKYELFKMKDDESIQDMHTWFTSIINELHSLGEIIPRNKLVRKILSVFPSSWESRVNVITEAKDLQKLTIDELVGNLKTYEMKNKKGNERR; via the coding sequence ATGCATGACTTCATCATGGATGAAGACTCAGAGCTCTGGGACGTCATCTGCGATGGACCCTTAGTCCCCACAAAAACCAGTGGTGACCCAGCTTTAACAATCCCCAAAACAAGAAAGGAGTTCAATGATGTTGACCGCAAGGCCATAGAAAAGAACTTTcatgcaaagaaaattcttgtctATGGTATTGGACCTAATGAATACAACAGGATCTCATCATGCCAATCTGCTAAAGAGATTTGGGAGGCGCTCCAAACAGCCTGTGAGGGAACAACACAAGTTAAGCAATCAAAGATTGACATGCTTACCACAAAATATGAGTTGttcaaaatgaaagatgatgaatccATCCAGGACATGCATACTTGGTTCACTTctatcatcaatgagcttcactctcTAGGAGAAATCATTCCAAGAAACAAActcgtcaggaaaatactcaGTGTTTTTCCCAGTTCCTGGGAAAGCAGAGTGAATGTTATCACAGAGGCAAAGGACCTGCAGAAGCTAACCATCGATGAACTTGTTGGCAATCTGAAAACCTATGAAATGAAGAATAAGAAGGGCAATGAGAGAAGATAG